The stretch of DNA TACCGCGGCGCAGATTGAAGGTGTAGCTGAGCTTGTCTTCACTCACCTCCCAGGACTTCGCCAGGCCCGGCACAAACTGCTCCGTACGCGGATCATAGTCCACCAGACTGCTGAGAATACGCGATAGTATCAGGCTCGTGCTGACGTTATTGGGCACCTGCGGGTTGAAGGTCGTCGGCTGCGTCGTCTCGTTGAGCACGAAAATGCCACCGTACTCACCCGGCTCGCAATCCGCCACCATCGCATCCTCCGGAACCTGAAAGGCACCCCGTTCGATTTTGGGCGGTTCCCCGCAGCCCGACAGAAAAGCCAACAAAACTGCGGCGATACATCGCCAGAAAAATCGGGAGCGCTCGGCAGTCGACATGGTCATCAATCGCTCCTACGAAAGCGCAGGGCTGCACAGGTTCAACGCTTTTTGATGATTTCCAGTGATTTAGCAGGTAGCCCCGTTAAAGTTCCCCTCCTGGGCAGGAGGGGTGGATTCCGCAAGGCGGAAGACGGGGTGGTTCGTCCAGTATGCATGCCCAAAACACTCTCCACCCTCACCTTCACCTTCCACCCCGCTCAAACGCGCGGAACTGCGGCTTGACAATGGACACTTGTTCACCTAAACAAGTGCGCACTATGAAAGACCTGACCCAGCGGCAGAAGGAAATCCTCGAATTCATCGAGCACCACGAATGGCGCAACGGCTACTGGCCCAGCATTCGTGAGATCCAGGAAAAGTTCAATTTCGCCAGCACCAACGCCGTCATGGGGCATCTCAGAGCTCTGGAGAAGAAAGGCGTGATCGAGCGGATCGCCGGTCAGGCCCGAACCTTCCGGATCCACCGACCGGAAGAGAGCGACCTGCCCGACATTCCGGACGACGCGACCGAAGTCGTGGACGTCCCGGTTTATGGTGCCATTGCCGCAGGCTACCCTGACCGGGTGGAACCGGCCGGCGAGATCGGTCGCCTGCAGGTCGACATCCGCACCGCCGGTTTCGGCAACCGCCGCACCAGTTTTGCACTTCAGGTACGCGGGGAGAGCATGGTCGACGCGGAAATCTACGATGGCGACATGGTGATCATCGAGCCACGCGAGCCACGTGACGGCGACATCGTGGCGGCGCTCATCGACCACGAAACGACGCTCAAGCGCTACATCAAGAAGCCCGGCGAACCGCCCTACCTGAAGGCGGAAAACAAATTCTACCCCGAATTGTATCCGATCACCGAGCTGACCGTGCAAGGCGTGGCCAAGGCGGTGGTTCGGAGCCTGTGAGCGCCTAAAGGCGCGATTCGAGATACATGATTCGAGGTTCGGGTTCACCCTTCGACCCCGGCAAGCGGATGCACCCTCCTTAATCACAGGAAGGATTAAAAAATAAATTCCCCTCCTGACTCAGGAGGGGTAGATTCCGCAAAGCGGAAGGCGGGGTGGTCCCGCATCCCGCATCGAAAATTGCCCTGAAAGTTTTGCATTCCAAAGGAAAGCCGCTAGCAATTTCCCCATGCCCATCACCTTCGACCACACCCGTATCCGCGTCTCCAATCTCGAAAAGTCCATCGACTGGTACTGCAAGACCTGCGGCTTCGAAGTGCTCAAGCGCACCGACAAGTCCCCCAGCGGCAACCAGTTGGCTCACCTTCAGATTCCGGGAAGCAGTCACAAGTTGGAACTGACCTATTCGCCGGACTACGAAGTCAAGTTCCCCGAAGACCTGGTGCATACCTGCATCCGGGTCGACGACATCATCGAATACTGCGACATGCTGGAAGGCCTCGACCTGAAGATCGACCTCTGGCCCGAGAACTGGCGCGAGAAATTTGTCGACGGCAACAAGATGGCCTTCATCACCGATCCCGACGGCTACGAAGTCGAGATTCTGGAACACTCGTATTAAGGCGGATGAACCAACGGAGCTAGGGCGTCCCGCCCTAGAACAACTGTATCCGGGCAAGATGCCCGGACTCCGTTCGAGCCAACCACACCCGCTACTCTTTCACTGCCGTCACAATCGCTGTGCAATGAATCCCCAATCCACGCCCGACATCATTCAGGCGCTCGCCGGTCGTTGCGGTAATGCACACATCGTCCACCGTCAGCCCCAGCAAGCCCGCAATCGACTCACGCAACGCCGACACCTTGGGATCGATCTTGGGCCGCTTGCACTCCAAGGCGATGGATAGATGGCTCAGTTCCCAATCCCCCAAATCCTTCAAGGCCTCCTTCAAGTAAACCTTGCTGTCGGTAATTCCCGACCGGCACATCGCATCGGCAACCGCACCAATGACCGTGCGCCCGGTGACTCCGGAAATCGCATCCGTCACCGCATGCAGGATGACATCGGCATCACTATTACCGGACAGCCCCGGCGCATCGTCAAAAACCAGTCCGCCCAAGACCAAAGGCTTTTCCGTTCCGTCTTCGACGAATCGGTGACTATCCAGCCCGAGACCGGTCTTGACCTTCATTTAGAGCTCAGGGAAGAAGCGTTTCTTTTCCGCGGCGGCGGTTTCCGGCCCGTCGGAGGCGTGGACCACATTGCGCATCATGTCGGTGCCGAGGTCGCCACGGATCGTGCCCGCTGCGGCTTCCTTTGAATTAGTCGGTCCGAGCAACTCACGCACCTTGGCAATCACATTCTCGCCGCGAAGAATCATCGGCATGACCGGACGGCTGCTCATAAAAGCCTCGATATCCGGGAAGAAGGGCTTGTCGGCCACGTGGGCATAATGCTCGCGAAGAATCGGACCATCCAACTGCATGACCTTGGCGGCAACGATATCAAAGCCAGCCTTTTCAAAGCGCGAAATCACCTCACCGGCGACGCCCTTTTCCATACAATCGGGTTTCAAAATAATCAATGTTTCTTCCATAAGCCTGTAATAGCGGAACGATTCGAATGCCTGAGCATCCCCGTTATGACAAGAATAAAGGGTGTTGCCTGCCGGTTCGCTGGAGTCCCACCAGCCGACGCTGGCCCGGAATCAACTGCACTCTGCCTCCACGGGGTTGTCCAGCACGCCGATTCCCGTAATCTCAACACGCACCTCGTCTCCCGGCTTGAGGCAATAAGGCGGTTTTGCCGCAGCCCCGACTCCGGGGGGCGTCCCGGTAAGGATGACGGTTCCAGGCAACAAAGTTGTACTGCCGCTGAGGAAGGCGATCAACTCCGCAACCGGGAAGATCATGTCGCCAGTCCAGGACTCCTGACGGATCTTGCCGTTGACAATGGTGCGAAGGGGCAAAATCTGCGGATCCGGAATCTGGTCTGCAGTGACCAGAACCGGCCCCAGCGGGCAGAAAGTATCGAAGCCCTTCCCTTTGATCCATTGCCCCCCTCCATGTTGTTTCTGCCAGTCACGGGCACTGACGTCGTTCGCGCAGGTATAGCCCAGAACATAGTCGAGCGCCTCCTCCTTGGAGACGTTTTTACAGCGTTTCCCGATGACCACGGCGAGTTCGCCTTCATAATCCACCTGGTCGCTATGCAGGTGGCGGGGAAGCAGGATCGGCCCCTGAGGGTCCTGAACCGAAGCAGGCCCCTTCATAAAGACCACAGGATACTCCGGCAACGCCGAGCCCATTTCCTCGGCATGCTCCCGGTAATTGAGGCCAATACAGTAGATCGCAACGGGTTCCACCGGAGCCAGACGCCGCACCGGATTGAGCAGTTCCTCGGTCTGGAAGTAATCACCATAGAGGTCTCCCCCCAGACGATAAACCCGGTTGACGACCTCAACCCCATAGCAGATCGAACCATCTGCCAATTCCACGCGCACGATTTCCATGCCACCGAGTGAGGGCAAAAGCCCCGGAACCGCAATCCGATTCGAAAATCCCCGAAAAAGAAGCGCAATTTTTGCTTGCGCTCCCCAAAACAGCTTCCTTTATTTCCGCCTTCCCATCTGGAACGGGGGCTTAGCTCAGTTGGTTAGAGCGCTACCTTGACATGGTAGAGGTCGTGGGTTCGACTCCCGCAGCTCCCACCAGGCTTCGTCTGAAGCGCAGCGGGTCTACACCAAAGATTGGGGACAAGGCATATTTTGATTATTAGTTTTGTCGTAGTTCAACCGCACAGAGCGATGGCTCTGAGTCTGTAGTTGTTAAAATTTCTGAAGCCATAGGCTCTTCGGGCCAACAGAGCGGGTGTTTGCTCCACTGCTATTTCCGTTCACACCAAAGGATGATCGATGACATACGCCACTCCTTCGTCTGAAGCGCAGCGAAGCAACGAAGCCTGTCCCGGCGTATCGAAGAGGAGCCGGACCCCACGCGGAAAGTCCTTAGAGCTGTTTCTGCGCTTCAAGGGTGAATCGCTTAGTATTCCAGTGAAACTTCTTCTGGATATCCTTATACATGCTACGAACTTCGGATTCAGATCCCTTAAAACTGCATTTGATGCAATAGTGCTGTCCATTCGCCTGCTGCATGAGAACATCAATATCCCTCGAAAAACAAACAGGGCATCGCATGATCGAGATATTGGTAAACGCTTCTTCCATGTCTAAATCAGTGTTTTAGGATTCAATCTTATTGAGCTTCAGCGTACTTCTCACGCAGCCGTTTCCGACAAGCTTATGTTTGAGCTGAAGAGTGAAATAGGGGCTGAACAAATTGCCGCACTTGAGTACACCGCCAATAACGGAATCGTCGGCTGAGTTCAGACTGACTTCGGTATTGACCTGAGGAATAGAGGCAGAGACCTGGGTGGCTCCATTCACTTGAGTCGGCACGCCTGCATAGTCATAATGGATCTTGGTGGCAGCGGGACCATTCGCAGTTAAAATGATATCCCTGAGATCGTCGGCATATTCAGTTTTACCAGGTGCTCCCTTGAAGTGCTCGGTGATGGTGAGTGTTGCTTCCGCACTGGACAGGTTCTCAATGGTTCGGGTGATTCGCGTACTCGCGGCATTATGCTGCAGAGTGTAGCTGGTAATAAGTTTGCCAGTGAGTCCGCTGGGAAAACGAAATTCAGCTGGAGTGAGTTTGAGTGTCGTAACGTGGTCTGTTTTTTCGACCGAGGCAACCTTGGTGCGGATACTCGCCAGATCGACACTTTCCTCTCCAAATTCAATGAAGCAGCTTGTTCGGGCTCCATCTTCGTGGTGATGGGCAAAACCGGTTCGGTGCTGTGATTGTATGATATAAGGATAGGTTCCAATTTCACGGTTGGGGGTGTCCGGTCCTGTTTCTGCCGAGTAGCGACCTACATAGCTGCGAATATCTCCGATCGAGCCACCTTGAGCCGGATCGATTAGAAGACGCTGCTCTCCATCCAGATACCAGAAGTAGTGTTTGCCAGAACCATACAGCATCTCCTTGGCGTGGTATACCTCCACCTCACCGTATTGGCGGTTCTTGCGAAACCATCGTCCATATTCGCTTAAATACATATCTTCAGCCTCACCTTGTTCACGTAGTTCCACCAGATAACGAAGCATTTTTCGATAAAGCTCCCAACAAACCTCGGGCGGATATTCACTGTTATGATTCCAGGTCAGCCAATTAACACCGACAAACGTATTCAAATAAGATTGGCGACCATTGTATTCCTCCTGCAAGCGGTATTGGTCGATCAGGTTGAGGTCGTAGGGGTTGAAAGAAGCATCGTTCCCCATCCCACGAACGACATTTGGCGGGTGGCTCGCCCAAAAGTCATTGCGGCCTTCATAGGATAAACTCATATCGCGAACAAGATGCGGAACGGCGACAACACCTGCGCTATCCGCTTCATCCACAGCGGGACGAAGGCTATGGGTTTTACTGGGATACCAAGGCCCCCATGGCATTCCTTCATTGAATAGATACCAGCTATGATTGCAGCCGTGGAAGACTCTTACCCCCTCTTCGAAGCAACCGCCCACAACGGTCTCACATTGAGGGCAGAGTTCTTTGAGGATCCTCAAAGCGGAACTGTCAAAGTGGTAGCTGGCTACCGATGTCGGCGCGCTGCCGAAAACCTCAATATATTTAGCCAGTATTTTCTGAATGATCTCACGTTTCTTAGCTTTATCAAAAAGCCAGATCGCGGGGAGATCGCCAACCAATCCTTCCATCCCCGGGCCCGACATGTCGTGCAGAGCCAGGCCGACTTCATCGCCAAACTCGCGGGCATCACGGGTGATTGATTCCAGCAGCGTTTCATTGAATAGGTCCTTGTAGTGAACGAAGACAGTGGTCTTAATCCCCAGTTCGTGAACAGTTCGCTGCTGCTCTAGAAAAATCGAGTATTTCGAGCCCTGTGCGGCCCGGTGCATAATATTATAGATCATAGTGGAATGCCTCTCGCTCGTGCCTAAGCGACGACAGACAAGGAGTTGTGATCATGATGGTGTTCGGCTGGCGTAATGAAGAGAAATGATCAGTTCTCCTCTACGGCATGGATCAGCTGCATGTAAACTGCCGCATAACGTCGCCCGAATTCCCGTTGTGATTCGGTGTTAAAGTGTGTTTTATCGGGCAAGCAACTTAGGCCGTCGCTGGAAACAAAACCGACATGGTATAACTCTTCGGCGACCTCACGCTGAGCTTGATCCACTGCGCGCCGGTTTGAGTTCCAGTGGCGTCCGGGGAACTGCCCCAGTTGTCCGATAACGAAAGGCAAACCGGGATCCTGAAACTCTTCCCGGAAGCGCTGAATGAGAGTGATGAGCCTTTCCTTATACTGCTCGGAATTAGGGGACTTACTGTCGGATTCTCCCTGGTGCCATAGGATAGCTTTTAAAGTGCCGTCCTCCATCGCTCGTCGCGTGCGGGCGATGGCGTCATCGTAGGGATGGCTATGAGTTTGATCATGATAGCCTCCGGGCACCCATGTCGTGATCGAGGAGCCACCGCACGCCGCCGGAATCAGACCGATCACAATCGAATCATCGAGTTCGGTGAGGGCCGCCGCAAACGTTCGTCCCGGACCAACACCGGCCGCAGGCTTATCGTAATGAACGGGGTCTCTGGCGGGAACCCATTTCCCACTTTGATCCAGCATCAACACACGCGGATACGGAATCTTACTTTGCACATCCACTTCCCCACGTCCTGCCATATTCGACTGGCCCGCCAATAAGTATAAATGGAAATGATCTTTATCCGGGATTTGAAACTCTTTGTCCTGAGCAAGGGCGATCGCTGAACTGAAGAGAGAGCAACTGACAATGGCCGCAATGACACTTCGGGCATAACGCTGAAAATCCTTTGTCTGTATCATGATCTTGTGGAATTTTTGAATCGAAGAGCCCCGACTAGAGTCTGACCTTTTCGGGTATCTGGCTCGTTGGACAATCGCCAGAAACTGTGGTGGACGAAGGGAGTGTGCTCAGGTCTTCATTCGCAGTTGGCATCTGGTGTCTCGCCTTCACTCGTTTGCCTCCCCAAACCAGAAGCAAGCCAATCGAAAGTATACTCGCAGCGACTCCAGAAATATAAAGTCGCCCAGACCATTCATTTGGAACCAATAGGATCAGCAGGACGAGGGTTCCGGTAACAAAAGCCGCTTTCGCGAGCACGAAATACTGTTCGTAGTCCACAGGAGATCTTCCGATTTCCTTGTCGAAATCCACCGGTGTTTTCATCGTCGTGTAGAATGCCTTGATTTCCTCCTGCTGCTTCAGCGGTGTCTTAAAAGCCAACATGCGGCAGATCACGGTGGCAATCGCTCCAAAAATAAAAATCCACATTGCCCGCTCCTGGATCGTCCATTGGGAACCGTTCAGTTTGCCATCAATAAAAGACCAAACCGACGGAACCAGACAGGCTCCAAAGACCGGGAAGTAGGACCATTTGGGCAATTTCTTAACCCATAAGCCCACGAGCATGGGAAAGCCCATGGGTATGCCGATAATCGAGGCGATAATCAGATAAGAGTCGAAGAGTGCGACTTTTTCCTGGTTGGCGATCAGGTAGGCGTAGCAAGCAATGATGATCCCCAGACAGACTGTAGCGATCTGACAGATACGTAGCTCAACCTTCGAATCGAGAGGTTCTCGGCGCCCAAAGAGACTCCTTAGCCGCGGGATAATATTGCGAGCCAAGACACCAACTTGGTTATTCAAGCCGGTGTCCATACTGCTCATCGTTGCAGCGAACATGGCTGCAATCAGCATGCCGACCATACCATTTGGCAACAACTTCATCGCAATGAATGCATATGAGCTTTCAGCGGCTTTCTCTACGCCCGAAGCAACAAGCTCCCCTTCATACAAGAAACGCGCGATCATCGGCGGGATGAACCAAACCGCGCTACCGATACACATTAAAACAAAGCCCAGCCAACCGGCACGGGAAGCTTCTTTACCATCGCGTGTGGAAATATAACGCCCCGCAATCGTGAGGCTGATTTGGCCGTTGAGCTGCATCAGAAAAACAATGATCGCCCATTTTAGCGTAAAACGTCCGTTATCGAAATCACCTGGCGCGTTGATAAATTGATAGTCCGAAGCAAATCGAGGATCCTTGAAATAGGAGAAAAACTCGCCGAAGCCACCAATTGCCTTGAGCGATAGATAACAGACTAGAAGTGTGATCGTGAACACCACGGTCGCTTGAATGAAGTCGGTGGCCATGACAGCCCATTTTCCACCCGTGGTGGAATAGAAGGTAACGATAATGCCAATCACGATCATAACCGGAACCAAGGGAAGTTCGAGCGTCGTGCTGGCAAAGAGGGATAAGGCATAGAGCTGGATCGCTGCGCTGATGGGGCCGAGGATCAACCCCGTGTAGGCGGACAACTGTTCTACCGAGGTTCCGTATCGGGCTCGAACGACATCCACAGTGGTAACTGCACGTGTCTGACGAAGCCAGGGCCCAAGGAAGAAGGCGCCCATGGCAAATCCCAATATATTGGCCAAATAGATCACCAACAGAGAGGGGCCACTTTCATAAGCAGCTGAGGCATTCCCGGTGAAGGTGAATGCACTGATCGACGACATCAGTATACTGCTGCCAACGAGCCACCAAGTCCCCTGCGCACCGCCTCGGGCAAAGTCGCTTAAGTTCTTGTTAAACTTGGCAAACATCCCGCCCAACACGAGGAGTAGACCGAGGTAGATTGCCAAGGTGACATATTCGATAGCCATGAAATAACTTCTAATTTTGTATAAGTTAGGCAATAAAGCGATATCTTCGATCTCGCTTCTAGCTCAGTTAAAAACGTAAACACTTCAAAGCCGGGTCACTCCACCGGCACAAACTCGACATGCCAGTCGAAGTAGAGTTGCAATCGGACATCACCGAAAAGTGGCTCTGGGAGAAGGTTAGACGCCCAGCCAGCATTCGGATTTCCTACATTAAGTGCATCAGCTGCACACATAGCCCAGGTGACTGTATTATCGCCCTGTAGAACATTAGTGATTTTCTGAGGAAGAACCGCCTCATCCTTTGTCTGGCTTAAGGACTGATACCCCCAAGGATTGCGCTTCCCTGCAGGGACCTTAACTGTCTGTTGCATAAAGTAGGCAGGAGAATTAGGCACTGGACGTATTTCCTCGAATAACGGGCAACTGACTTGTGGAAACTCGTATTTCCCTGAGACCGGATCTGGAAGTTCCAGATAGGATGCAAGATGATACCCAAGTGTTCGGTCATCCGGACCATATAGAGCCGTAGTCGTAGACCATAAGGGTCCAGGCAAATACCCATCATGATCATTCGCATAGAGTTGAATCGCAGCCCCGACTGATCGTAACCCCGCCAGCGCAACAGCTTTCTGGGAACTTTTGCCAACACGCCCGATCACGGAAGACGTAATTGCTGCCAAAACGGCAACAACTGCAATAACCATAAGTAGTTCGATCAGAGTAAACGCGGACTGATCACGCCCCTTATTGAAAATTTCCTGTTTTGAATGTAGCATGGTAGACAAATTTCCTCAGGGTTCAGTTAATTCCGCTAAGTGTGGGGCTAATAGTAATATCGATGACTGCATTTTTGACCGGCTCCAGCAAAACAATACCCAAGCGTTGAGCAAGTGGCCGGTTCGGTTTCGCAAATCCTGTCACGACATCCTCAGATAGCGCGAATGGTTTTCCACCGGTATCGATCTTCACATAAAGCGATACACCCCGGTCGGTAACACGCAAAGTAGTCGCATTGATAACCTTGAATGTTCCACGGGTAATAAGAGCGGTCGAGAAGGTCTCCGCTTGATTAAACTCAACGTGATCAGCCAAGGAGATGGAACCGGCATTCGCTCCGTCCGGTCTCAGGTAATGCAGCGAACGAGTCAGCTTCTCAAGCTCCGGAGAACGGTATGCACGAGTCAAGTCGACCAAGACAGTATCGGCCACATTCGTAGCCTCCGCATCTAGAACTTCACCATGCCCTTCGACACCCACCTTTTGCATACGGTTGGCAACAAGCGGAACCGGATGGCCATAGGAATTGTTCAAGCTCGCTTCATATCGACCTGCGCTGAATGACTTCGAGGTATAGCGCTCCATGCCCGGGTCAACTAAGACCGGGATACCTTTGTAAACCACAGTATAACTGCCAATATCATTATGATTGTGTGACTCGCCGTTATTGCCTGCCCGAATCGCAACGCTCATTGCGTCCTTTTCTCCAGGCCCAGGGCGGCAAATGTATAACTGGCTTTCCGAAAACCAGCTACGGTAATCCATTTCATCCAGAAGATTCGCATCGACTTCAAAGCCACTCACGAGAGGGGCATCCCCACCAAAAGTCCGGATGATCCAAGAGTATAGTTGAGGCGAGAGCGGATGCGATGCCCCCTTGCCCACCTGATCAAAACGCTGCGAATCATCGGTGTTCAGCCCATATCGTCGCGCGGCAAAGGTGCAGATCTGCTTCTGCGGTTTATCATAGATCGCCTGATCGCCAAAGGCACCGTAGATCCCATCCGCGACTTCCAGACTGACAGGTGACTGACTAATACGAAACACTTTCGCGTTATCCATCAAGTCCACCGCCCCATTGCTTGTTCGCCGGATTGCTTCACTGGCATAGAGAAAATGCGAGAAGCCAAAAGACCAGTAGCCGATTCCCTCTTCGCTGATTCCCTCATCGGAGAAGCTATCGATATACCGCGCGAGCAGTTGCTCGGCATCAGCGACAAACTCAGCCCGACGCGTCGGGTCCTCTTCCAAAGTTAAAGCCGCGCCGGTGATCGCACCAGTGCAGACAGCAGTCCAGTTGTTAGGCCTTATCATCCACCAAATGGGATGCCCGGAGCGAATCGCTGTGATATACGGCTCTAACACGCGGCGTTCAATTTCACTTTTTAGCTGAGTGCGCAAATCAGGAGATAGAGATTCTGCAAGCCAGTAGTCCACTGTCGCCAAGGTCCATGAGAGTTGGGCCGCGGCCAGATCGACCACGGTGCGCTCCCCGTTAAAGATTGCGATATCTTTGCCGTGAGCAGGAACACTCCACGCCCCCTGCTCCAGTATCTCAGTGAGCGTTTCTTCAATCGCTGGAATGAATCGTCCTTTGTATTCAATCGCTTCGCCGATCGCCAAATCACGCAGACGATTATAGCGGGAACAGACCGTATCCTGATAGACCTTACGATCACCATTCGTCGCATACAATTGCCATAATTCAAGAGTGATTGGCACGATTGGCTCAAGCAGGGCTTGCTCCGCATTCTTGATCAGCCCCCCGGCTTGCGGCTGGGCTGCAAGCCGGTCCCACACTTCACGATTTCCGGCAGGCACTCCGACGCCGACCGGCTGAGCGGTTACGATCGCCGCCAGTTCATCGATCCGTTCGCGTGTTGGCAACGGCGGCGGAGGTAATTCACGGTGACTGCTATCGGGCTTCACCGGCGTTTCATCTCCCAAGGCAGGCTCCGGAGTCAACGCGGCGATAAACTCAATGGACTCATCGGCAGAAGGTGCAAGATCGAGCCCTTCACGCGTCTTAGCAGGTGGAACTGAACTCTCTGTTTGATTCGAGCTCTGCCTCTGGCAAGCTCCCACAAAAAGCACCATGAGTAGTGCCAGGAACGCGGATACCGTGTATTTGTTCATGCCAGGTTTGGAATACATTATTTTCCGGTGTTTTGAGTCAGTGGCCACTTGGCATTCAACTGGGAAATGAGTTTCGCCTGAATGTCCGCGTAAGCAGGGACATTCGCTAAGTTTTTGATTTCCGGCTGATCCAGCGAGTAATCGTAAAGTTCAAGAGCGATCACTTCATTCGTCCGCGTATCCCACCAACGATTGAGACGATAGTCGCCGCTGCGGATACTACGTCCTTCAAGACTACCATCCCAATTCATGGCTGCATTCTTACCGCCGTCATTGCGTAGGACTTCCGTGTAGGCGTAACCGTCTTCGGAAGGCTGAACTCCCGACATGAGAGGCAGTAGGCTTTTGCCAGCAAGCTGGGGAGGAGCAGGTAAATCCAGAAAATCCAATACCGTCGGATAAATATCAAGCAGCTCCACAGTTTGCGAAACCTTCAATGGTTGAGCCTTATCGCCCGGCACCCGAAGAATCAAGGGCACCGAGCAGGTTGTCTCAAAAAGACAGGATTTATCCCATTGTCCGTTCTCACTCACATGAAAACCGTGATCGGCGGTAAAGATGACTAGTGTCTCCTCTTCGAGTTCGAGTTCGACTAAAGTATCAAGAATCTGCCCAACAAGACTATCGACATAGCTGGCAGCAGCGTAGTGTCCGAGCAGTTGGGCATAATCACGCTCATAGCGTTTATCTCCAGGCTTGGGCGCTGAGGTATGGTGCGTCTTCAGTGCAACCTCGGGAGCATCTTCAGGGATGCCACTCGGCTCCGGGAAGGAAAGCTGGATGTCTTTATAGAGATCGAAGTATTTCTTTGGCGCGGTAAAGGGACGATGCGGACGCTGGTAGCCGACGTAGAGAAAGAAGGGTTGATCTTTCAATTCATGTATAATCTCGATCGCACGTTCCGTCACACGTCCATCAGGATAGGCGTCATCGGCCACATCCGCAGCTTCAAAGAGAGGCCCCATATTAAACCAGCCCCGTTTCCCGGCCTTTATATTCGATTGAAAGAGTGCTTGGTTTTCCGGCAAAGCATATTGCTCATCACCCGACGCTTCGCCCAAATCTTTTCGCGACCAGGAATTCGGATCCGGCGGACCATAGGTTTTTCCCAATCCGATTGAAGTGTAGCCGAATTGCTGCAGATACTGGGGTAAAGTCTGAACATCAGGTTGATAGTTCCTAAACCGGGATCTGCGGTAATTATTGTCACGGGTGCCGACGGCATCCGGTCTCATCCCTGTCATGATACTTGCCCGCGAAGGAGTGCAAATGGTCGCTTGGGCATAAGCATGTTGGAAAAGGACACCTTGATCCGCCAATTTGTCCAAGTGGGGTGATATGACTGGACCGCCATAAGAACCCAAGCGAGGGCTGAGGTCATCAATCAGAACGAAAATAACATTTTTTGAATGCAGTGGACTGATCAGGAAGAGCAGTCCCACAATTAAGGATACAGAGTTTTGCAGAGGCATGGGGTTGAAAAACTAAATTTAGGAAGCGGTATGGATCGATGTCGATCAATCCGAATTGCAATTTAGCCGCGATGTAGCCCAAGCATCAATCAAGCTCATATT from Coraliomargarita parva encodes:
- a CDS encoding sulfatase, giving the protein MPLQNSVSLIVGLLFLISPLHSKNVIFVLIDDLSPRLGSYGGPVISPHLDKLADQGVLFQHAYAQATICTPSRASIMTGMRPDAVGTRDNNYRRSRFRNYQPDVQTLPQYLQQFGYTSIGLGKTYGPPDPNSWSRKDLGEASGDEQYALPENQALFQSNIKAGKRGWFNMGPLFEAADVADDAYPDGRVTERAIEIIHELKDQPFFLYVGYQRPHRPFTAPKKYFDLYKDIQLSFPEPSGIPEDAPEVALKTHHTSAPKPGDKRYERDYAQLLGHYAAASYVDSLVGQILDTLVELELEEETLVIFTADHGFHVSENGQWDKSCLFETTCSVPLILRVPGDKAQPLKVSQTVELLDIYPTVLDFLDLPAPPQLAGKSLLPLMSGVQPSEDGYAYTEVLRNDGGKNAAMNWDGSLEGRSIRSGDYRLNRWWDTRTNEVIALELYDYSLDQPEIKNLANVPAYADIQAKLISQLNAKWPLTQNTGK
- a CDS encoding heparinase II/III family protein; the protein is MYSKPGMNKYTVSAFLALLMVLFVGACQRQSSNQTESSVPPAKTREGLDLAPSADESIEFIAALTPEPALGDETPVKPDSSHRELPPPPLPTRERIDELAAIVTAQPVGVGVPAGNREVWDRLAAQPQAGGLIKNAEQALLEPIVPITLELWQLYATNGDRKVYQDTVCSRYNRLRDLAIGEAIEYKGRFIPAIEETLTEILEQGAWSVPAHGKDIAIFNGERTVVDLAAAQLSWTLATVDYWLAESLSPDLRTQLKSEIERRVLEPYITAIRSGHPIWWMIRPNNWTAVCTGAITGAALTLEEDPTRRAEFVADAEQLLARYIDSFSDEGISEEGIGYWSFGFSHFLYASEAIRRTSNGAVDLMDNAKVFRISQSPVSLEVADGIYGAFGDQAIYDKPQKQICTFAARRYGLNTDDSQRFDQVGKGASHPLSPQLYSWIIRTFGGDAPLVSGFEVDANLLDEMDYRSWFSESQLYICRPGPGEKDAMSVAIRAGNNGESHNHNDIGSYTVVYKGIPVLVDPGMERYTSKSFSAGRYEASLNNSYGHPVPLVANRMQKVGVEGHGEVLDAEATNVADTVLVDLTRAYRSPELEKLTRSLHYLRPDGANAGSISLADHVEFNQAETFSTALITRGTFKVINATTLRVTDRGVSLYVKIDTGGKPFALSEDVVTGFAKPNRPLAQRLGIVLLEPVKNAVIDITISPTLSGIN